Below is a window of Micromonospora chersina DNA.
GCTGTGGGTCTTCGGCAACCCGAGCTGACCTGCGGACAGCGATAGTGACGGAAGTGAGCGAGCGTGCCTGAGTACGACGAGACCGCCGAGACCCCGGACGAGCAGTCCACGGTGGCGACGGCGGCCAACGATGAGTCGGTCGAGGCCGCCAGCGAGCCGGAGTTCCCGACCACCGAGCCCGCCCCGGACGAGGACTTCGACCCGGTCGCCGAGCTGCGCCAGAAGCTGCGCTACGCCCCCGGCGACTGGTACGTGGTGCACTCCTACGCCGGCTACGAGAACAAGGTCAAGACCAACCTCGAGACCCGGATCACCTCCCTCGACATGGAGGACTTCATCTACCAGGTCGAAGTGCCGACCCGGGAAGAGGTCGAGGTCAAGAACGGCAAGCGGTCGCAGGTCCAGGCGAAGGTCTTCCCGGGCTACATCCTGGTCCGGATGGAGCTGACCGCCGAGTCCTACTCCTGCGTCCGGAACACCCCGGGGGTCACCGGCTTCGTCGGCGCGACCGACCGGGCCGACCGGCCGGCGCCGCTGAGCCTCGACGAGGTCCTCAAGTGGCTGGCCCCGGCGGTCGAGACCGAGCAGAAGAAGGCGAAGCCCGAGGTCAAGGTCCTCGACTTCGAGGTCGGCGACTCGGTCACCGTCACCGACGGCGCCTTCGCCTCGCTGCCGGCGACGATCAGCGAGATCAACGCCGACCAGCAGAAGCTCAAGGTCCTGGTGTCGATCTTCGGCCGGGAGACCCCGGTCGAGCTCAACTTCAACCAGGTCGCCAAGATCTGACGCACGTCCGCACCGGCGGTGGGCCTCCGGGCCGGCCGCCGGTGCGTCGTTTTCCCGGCCCGCCGGACCTCGGCGGCGAGGGTGGCGGAAGGCTGCGCTACCCTAGAACGTCGGCTGTCCGCACCGCGCTGACCGTGCGCGCCCGCGGGCCGGCGAAAATCCCAGTTCCAAGCCCCAGGAAGAGACATGCCTCCGAAGAAGAAGCTCGTCAAGACGTTCACGCTTCAGCTGCCGGCGGGCCAGGCCACCCCGGCGCCGCCGGTCGGCCCCGCGCTCGGCCAGCACGGCGTGAACATCATGGAGTTCTGCAAGTCCTACAACGCGCAGACCGAGTCCCAGCGGGGCGACATCGTCCCCGCCGAGATCAGCGTCTACGAGGACCGCACCTTCACCTTCGTGCTGAAGACCCCGCCCGCCGCCCGGCTGCTGATCAAGGCCGCCGGCGTGCAGAAGGGCTCGGGCGTCCCGCACAAGGAGAAGGTCGGCTCGGTGACCCGCGCCCAGCTCCGGGAGATCGCCGAGAAGAAGATGGCGGACCTGAACGCCAACGACATCGACCAGGCCGAGAAGATCATCGCCGGCACCGCCCGGTCGATGGGCCTGACCGTCGCCGACTGACCTCGTAGCACCGCTCCAGCCGATCCGTTCGTGGGAGGGCCGCGGAGTCGCGGGCCCGCCATAGACCACAGGAGTTACCAGAAATGCAGCGCAGCAAGAGCTACCGCAAGGCCGCCGAGGTCATCGACCGGTCGAAGCTCTACACCCCCGCCGAGGCCGTCAAGCTGGCCAAGGAGACCACCAACGTCAAGTTCGACGCCACGGTCGAGGTCGCGATGCGCCTCGGCGTCGACCCCCGCAAGGCGGACCAGATGGTCCGCGGCACGGTCAACCTGCCGCACGGCACCGGTAAGACCGCCCGCGTGATCGTCTTCGCCGCCGGCGCGAAGGCCGAGGAGGCCGCCGCCGCGGGTGCGGACGAGGTGGGCACCGACGAGCTGGTCGCCCGTATCCAGGGCGGTTGGCTGGACTTCGACGCGGCGATCGCCACCCCGGACCAGATGGCCAAGATCGGCCGGATCGCGCGGATCCTGGGCCCGCGCGGCCTCATGCCGAACCCGAAGACCGGCACGGTGACCATGGACGTCGCCAAGGCCGTTTCGGACATCAAGGGCGGTAAGATCACCTTCCGGGTGGACAAGCACTCCAACCTCCACCTGATCATCGGCAAGGCCTCGTTCTCCGAGGCCCAGCTGGTCGACAACTACGCGGCGGTGCTGGACGAGGTCCTGCGCTCGAAGCCGTCCGCGGCCAAGGGCACGTACCTCAAGAAGGTCACCCTCACCACCACCATGGGCCCGGGCGTCCCGGTCGACCCGAAGCTGGTGAAGAACCTGAACGAGGCCTCGACCGAGGCCTGAGCACGACTGCCCGGACGGGGCCCCGCCACCACCCGGTGGCGGGGCCCCGTCCGTCTCTCCGGTGTGGCAGGCTCGGCGCATGCGGCTGGAAGGCGTCTGGCTGCGGTACCAGCGGCGCGGCCCGTGGGTGCTGCGGGAGACCGACGTGGCGATCGGTCCGGGCGAGGTGGCGGTGGTGCTCGGGCGCAACGGGGTGGGCAAGTCCACCCTGCTCCAGCTCGCCGCCGGCGTGCTCCGACCCACGCGGGGGCGCGTGGTCGACCGGCCGGCCGCCGTCGGCTGGGTTCCGGAGCGCTTTCCCGCCGACCAGCCCTTCACCGTGGGCGCCTACCTGGCCGCGATGGCCCGGGTGGCCGGCCTGCCCGGCCCCGAGGCCGACCGGGCGGTGCGGCGCTGGGTCGACCGGCTCGGCCTGACGCGCTTCCACGGGGTGCGGCTGCCCGAGCTGTCCAAGGGCACCGCGCAGAAGGTCGGCCTGGCCCAGGCGCTGCTCCGCCCGCCCGGCCTGCTCGTCCTCGACGAGCCCTGGGAGGGGCTGGACTCCGCCGCTCGCGAGCTGGTGCCCGAGGTGGTCGACGAGGTGCTGGCCGAGGGTGGCACGGTGCTGGTCAGCGACCACCGTGGGGAGACCGTCCGGCTCCCCGGCGCCCGGCACTGGTCGGTCGCCGACGGCACGGTCACCGAGGCGGCGCCGTCCGGGGCCGCGGCCACCGTCGTGGTCGAGCTGTCGGTCCCGGCCGCCGGGGTCGGCGCCGCCGTCGCCCGGTTGCGCGCCGACGGCCACCACGTCATTCGGGTACGCGACCACGCCGTCCCGCCCCCCGCCACGCGACAGGCGTCCGACTCCCCACCCGCCGCCCCTCCCGACGACCCGTTCTCCGCCACCGCACAGCCCGGCGCGCCCGGCCGGCCGGGTCCGGCCCCCGGCGAGGCACCCCTGTCCGGCGCGCCCGGCGGCTCCGGTCCCGCTCCGGAGGTGGCCCGGTGATCGCGCTGGTCCGGCTGCGGCTGGCCGGCTTCCTGCGTACCGGACGGGCGCTGGCCCCGGTGCTGGCCGGCCTGCTCGCCCTCGGCGTCCTCTACGGCGGCGGCCGGGCCCAGCCCGCGGAGGCCTACGGCGTCTCGGCGGTGGTCCTGTTCCCGGTGCTGGCCTGGCAGACCAAGATCCTGCTCGACGTCGAGCCCGACGTGCAGCGCCGGCTGGCCCGGGTGGTCCTCGGCCCGGCCCGGGAGCGGGCCGCCGGCCTGCTCGCGGCGGCCGTGGCCGGCCTCGGCACGGTGGCCGTCGCGCTGGTCTTCCCCTGGCTGGTCGGCGGGGTGACCGGCCCGGCCGGGCCGGGGGACCGGCCGCTGGCCGAGGGGCTGGCGCTCGGCCTCTGGGCCCACCTGCTGGCCCTGCCGGCGGCGGTCGGGCTGGGCGCCCTGGCCTGCCGGGCGATCACCCGCAGCGCCGGCTACGGCGTCGCCGTGCTCACCCTCGGCGGGGTGGGCGCGGTGGTCCTGGGCCTCTCCGGCTCGGTGGCGCCCTGGCTGGCGCCGCCCGTGCTGCCCACGGCCCGGGCGCTGGCCGGCCCGCTCGCGGCTTCCACCGGCCTGCTGCTGACCGCCCGGGCGCTGGCCTGGGCGGCCGTGCCGCTGGCCGGCTACGCCTGGGGCCGCCGCGGCCGCGCCTGAGTGACCGGGAGCACTCCGGGGGCGATTTGGCGGTAAGGGGACACGTCGCGTAACCTTTGGCGCGTAGTTCCACCCAGAGACCGCTGGTCACCGTGCCCTGGCACGGTCGAAGGTCCCGCGATGACGGGCGACCCGCGCAGGGCGGCAAGCGAAACTCGGTGCTGCACGTGGTCCGCCGACCGCGTCCACGGTGCCGGCCCTCGCCCCGTGCGCCCTGCGCCGGGGCTTTTCTCGTTGTCGTGATGCCTCCGCCGCCGTCGCGAGCGTCCGCTCGTCGCCGGCGTACCAGCTCCGAGCAACGAGAGAGGAGGGACATGGCGGACAAGCCGATCCGGGCCGACAAGGCCACGGCCGTCGCCGAGCTGACCGAGAGCTTCCGCAACGCGGGGGCGACCGTGCTGACCGAGTACCGCGGGCTCACGGTTTCGCAGCTCACCCAGCTGCGGCGCTCGCTCGGCAAGGAGACCAGCTACACGGTCGCGAAGAACACGCTGGCCAAGCGTGCCGCGAGCGATGCGGGCATCTCCGGCCTCGACGAGCTGTTCTCCGGTCCTACCGCGCTGACTTTCGTTTCGGGCGACGTCGTCGAGGCGGCGAAGGGGCTTCGCGACTTCGCGAAGGCCAACCCGAAGCTCGTCATCAAGGGCGGTGTCTTCGAGGGCAAGGCCATTTCCGCGGCCGAGGTCACGAAGCTCGCCGACCTGGAGTCCCGCGAGGTGCTGCTGGCGAAGCTGGCCGGCGCCATGAAGGGCAACCTGAGCAAGGCCGCGGCCCTGTTCCAGGCTCCGCTCGCCAAGACCGCGCGTCTGGCGGCCGCTCTGCAGGACAAGCGCGAGAAGGAGGGCGCCGAGGCGGCCTGAGGCCACCCGGCGCACCCACGTTCTTAGTTTTCACTTTCAGAAAGGACGCCAGACATGGCGAAGCTCAGCACCGACGAGCTGCTCGACGCGTTCAAGGAGATGACGCTGATCGAGCTCTCCGAGTTCGTGAAGCAGTTCGAGGAGACCTTCGAGGTCACCGCCGCGGCTCCGGTCGCCGTCGCCGCCGCCGGCGGCCCCGCCGGCCCGGCCGCCGAGGCCGAGCCGGAGAAGGACGAGTTCGACGTCATCCTCGACGCCGACGGTGGCAAGAAGATCCAGGTCATCAAGGTCGTGCGCGAGCTGACCGGCCTGGGCCTCAAGGAGGCCAAGGACCTGGTCGAGGCCGCTCCGAAGGCCGTCCTGGAGAAGGCCAACAAGGAGACCGCCGAGAAGGCCAAGGCCAAGCTCGAGGGCGAGGGCGCCAAGGTCACCCTCAAGTGACCTTGCGTTCGACCTGACGCGCGTCCGGCTCACGTGAGCCGGGGCACACCGCGTCGCGGCGGGCGGCGATCCGGGAACCGGATCGCCGCCCGCCGTGTTGGTACTACCCGGTGGCAGCGGCGTGAGCAGGGTTTACAGGTTCCTCGCACCGGCTTCACAGCGGTGTCTGTCGGTAGCCCGTCGGTGGGAAAGACACCCCGAGCGGTAACCGGCCCTTGACGCGGCACCGGCCCGACAGGCACGCTGACACCAGCAAGACCTTCCGCGCTTGCAACGGCCGCCTCTCGGGTAAGGCAACGGCAGCACCACCGCCGCTGCGCCTGAGCGGACCGGCAGGAACATCGCGTTCCGAGCAGCCCGGTTGACCCGGTTTTCCGAGGTCCCGAGGCAAGTTCCGCGATGACCTGCGGGGTGGGCTGGACAGCGGTTAGCCTCTCGGCTACACTGCTAGTTTGCGCTGCCTTCCGACTTGACCCCTGCTCGGAAATGTCCGTTTACGGATAATTCTGGTGGGGTCATTGGAGTGCACGCGTACCAGCCGTTCTGCAGCACCGGTCCTCGGAAGGACGCATCTTGGCAGCTTCCCGCCCTGCGAAGACCAGTCGTACGTCGAGCGCATTCGCGCCCCGCCGAGTTTCTTTCGGTCGGATTACCGAACACCTCGAGGTCCCCAACCTCCTCGCCATCCAGAACGAGTCCTTCGACTGGCTCGTCGGCAACGAGGCTTGGCAGGGCCGGTCGTCGGACGACCCGCACGCACGCTCGGGTCTCGCGGAGATCCTCGACGAGATCAGTCCCATTGAGGACTTCTCCGGCACCATGTCGCTCTCCTTCTCGGCTCCGCGCTTCGACGAGGTCAAGGCCTCGATCGAGGAGTGCAAGGAGAAGGACCTGACCTACTGCGCCCCGCTGTTCGTGACCGCGGAGTTCACCAACAACACCACCGGCGAGATCAAGAGCCAGACGGTGTTCATGGGTGACTTCCCGATGATGACGCCCAAGGGCACCTTCATCATCAACGGCACCGAGCGCGTCGTGGTCAGCCAGCTCGTCCGCTCGCCGGGCGTCTACTTCGACAAGCAGCCGGACAAGACCTCCGACCGCGACCTCTCCAGCGTCAAGGTGATCCCGAGCCGGGGTGCCTGGCTGGAGTTCGACATCGACAAGCGCGACACGGTCGGCGTCCGCATCGACCGCAAGCGCCGGCAGGCCGTCACGGTCCTGCTCAAGGCCATCGGGTGGTCGGCGGAGCAGATCCGCGAGAAGTTCGGCTGGTCCGAGCTCATGATGACCACGCTCGAGAAGGACCACATCGCCGGGCAGGATGAGGCGCTGCTCGACATCTACCGGAAGCTCCGCCCCGGCGAGCCGCCGACCCGCGAGAACGCCCAGACCCTGCTCGACAACCTCTTCTTCAACCCGAAGCGGTACGACGTCGCCAAGGTCGGGCGTTACAAGTTCAACAAGAAGCTCGAGCTGGACGTGCCGATCACGACCGGCACGCTGACCGAGGACGACATCGTCGCCACCGTGGAGTACCTCTGCCGGCTGCACGCCGGTGAGGAGGGCTACGAGGCCGACGACATCGACCACTTCGGCAACCGGCGCCTGCGCACTGTGGGCGAGCTGATCCAGAACCAGGTCCGGGTCGGTCTCTCCCGCATGGAGCGGGTCGTCCGCGAGCGGATGACCACCCAGGACGTCGAGGCGATCACGCCGCAGACCCTGATCAACATCCGCCCGGTCGTGGCGGCGATCAAGGAGTTCTTCGGCACGTCGCAGCTGTCCCAGTTCATGGACCAGACCAACCCGCTGGCGGGCCTGACCCACCGGCGCCGGCTGAGCGCGCTCGGCCCGGGTGGTCTGTCCCGGGAGCGGGCCGGCTTCGAGGTCCGTGACGTGCACCCGTCCCACTACGGCCGGATGTGCCCGATCGAGACGCCGGAAGGCCCGAACATCGGCCTGATCGGCGCGCTGTCCACCTTCGCCCGGGTCAACCCGTTCGGCTTCATCGAGACGCCGTACCGGAAGGTCGTCGACGGTCGGGTCACCGACCAGATCGACTACCTGACCGCGGACGAGGAGGACCGGTTCGTCAAGGCGCAGGCCAACGCCCCGCTGAAGTCGGACGGCTCGTTCGCCGAGGACCGCGTCCTGGTCCGCCGTAAGGGCGGCGAGACCGAGGACGTGGCGCCGTCGGCCGTCGACTACATGGACGTGTCGCCGCGGCAGATGACCTCGGTCGCGACCGCGATGATCCCGTTCCTCGAGCACGACGACGCCAACCGCGCGCTCATGGGCGCGAACATGCAGCGTCAGGCGGTGCCGCTGGTCAAGGCCGAGGCGCCGCTGGTCGGCACGGGCATGGAGTACCGCGCGGCCGTGGACGCCGGTGACGTCGTCGTCGCCGAGGTCGGCGGTGTGGTCGAGGACCTCTGCGCGGACTACATCACGGTCCACCAGGACGACGGCCACCGCCGGACGTACCTGCTGCACAAGTTCCGCCGCTCCAACGCCGGCTCCTGCGTCAACCAGAAGCCGGTCGTCTTCGAGGGCGACCGCGTCGAGGCCGGCCAGGTCATCGCCGACGGTCCGTGCACCGACGAGGGCGAGATGGCGCTCGGGCGCAACCTGCTCGTGGCGTTCATGACCTGGGAGGGCCACAACTACGAGGACGCGATCATCCTGTCGCAGCGCCTCGTGCAGCAGGACGTGCTCACCTCGATCCACATCGAGGAGCACGAGGTCGACGCCCGGGACACCAAGCTCGGCCCGGAGGAGATCACCCGCGACATCCCGAACGTCAGCGAGGAGATGCTCGCCGACCTCGACGAGCGCGGCATCATCCGGATCGGCGCCGAGGTCGTCCCCGGCGACATCCTGGTCGGCAAGGTCACGCCGAAGGGCGAGACCGAGCTGACCCCCGAGGAGCGGCTGCTCCGCGCGATCTTCGGTGAGAAGGCGCGCGAGGTCCGGGACACCTCGCTGAAGGTGCCGCACGGCGAGACCGGCACGGTCATCGGTGTGCGTACCTTCTCCCGCGAGGACGGCGACGAGCTGCCCCCGGGCGTGAACGAGCTGGTCCGGGTCTACGTGGCCCAGAAGCGCAAGATCCAGGACGGTGACAAGCTCGCGGGCCGCCACGGCAACAAGGGCGTCATCTCCAAGATCCTGCCGATCGAGGACATGCCGTTCCTGGAGGACGGCACCCCGGTCGACATCGTGCTGAACCCGCTCGGTGTGCCGTCCCGGATGAACATCGGCCAGGTCCTGGAGACCCACCTCGGGTGGGTGGCCAAGACCGGCTGGAGCGTGGACGGCGACGACGAGGAGTGGAAGCGCCAGCTCCGCTCGATCGAGGCGCACGAGTCCGAGCCGGACACCAACGTGGCCACTCCGGTCTTCGACGGTGCCCGCGAGGAGGAGATCTCCGGTCTGCTGGCGTCGACCCTGCCCAACCGGGACGGCAAGCAGCTGATCGGCCGCAGCGGCAAGGCGCAGCTGTTCGACGGTCGCTCCGGCGAGCCGCTGCCGGACCCGATCGCGGTCGGCTACGTCTACATCCTGAAGCTCAACCACCTGGTCGACGACAAGATCCACGCCCGGTCGACCGGCCCGTACTCGATGATCACGCAGCAGCCGCTGGGTGGTAAGGCGCAGTTCGGTGGCCAGCGCTTCGGTGAGATGGAGTGCTGGGCCATGCAGGCGTACGGCGCCGCCTACGCCCTCCAGGAGCTGCTGACCATCAAGTCCGACGACGTCCTCGGCCGGGTGAAGGTCTACGAGGCCATCGTCAAGGGCGAGAACATCCCCGAGCCGGGCATCCCGGAGTCGTTCAAGGTGCTGCTCAAGGAGCTGCAGTCGCTGTGCCTCAACGTCGAGGTGCTCTCCAGCGACGGTGTGGCCCTCGAGATGCGCGAGACCGACGACGAGGTGTTCCGGGCCGCGGAGGAGCTGGGCATCGACCTGTCCCGGCGCGAGCCGAGCTCGGTCGAAGAGGTCTGAGGCGAGCGGTCGGGAGCCGGTCCGCCGGCTCCCGACCCCGCCCGTTAGCTAAGCAGTACAGACGACGACATAGGGGACATAGTGCTCGACGTCAACTTCTTCGACGAGCTGCGCATCGGTCTCGCCACCGCCGACGACATCCGTCAGTGGTCCCACGGCGAGGTCAAGAAGCCCGAGACCATCAACTACCGCACCCTGAAGCCGGAAAAGGACGGGCTCTTCTGCGAGAAGATCTTCGGTCCGCAGCGGGACTGGGAGTGCTACTGCGGTAAGTACAAGCGGGTCCGCTTCAAGGGCATCATCTGCGAGCGCTGCGGCGTCGAGGTGACCCGCTCCAAGGTTCGCCGGGAGCGGATGGGTCACATCGAGCTGGCCGCTCCGGTGACCCACATCTGGTACTTCAAGGGCGTGCCGAGCCGGCTGGGCTACCTGCTGGACCTCGCCCCGAAGGACCTCGAAAAGATCATCTACTTCGCCTCGTACGTCGTGACGAGCGTGGACGCCGAAGCGCGTCACCGCGACCTCTCGACGATCGAGAACGAGATCCTGGCCGAGAAGCGGCAGGCTGAGAACAGCCGCGACTCGGAGATCGAGAAGCGGGCCGCCAAGCTCGAGGCCGACCTGGCCGAGCTGGAGGCCGAGGGCGCGAAGGCGGACGTCCGGCGCAAGGTCAAGGAGGGCGGAGAGCGCGAGATGCGCCAGATCCGCGACCGGGCCCAGCGCGAGATCGACCGCCTCGACGAGGTCCTCGACACCTTCCGCAAGCTCGAGCCGAAGCAGCTGGTCACCGACGAGCTGCTCTACCGCGAGCTGCGCGACCGCTTCGGCGAGTACTTCACCGGCAGCATGGGCGCCGAGGCCATCAAGGCGCTGGTCCAGAACATGGACCTGGAGGCCGAGGCCGAGAGCCTGCGCGAGACCATCCGGTCCGGCAAGGGCCAGCGGAAGATCCGGGCGCTCAAGCGGCTCAAGGTCGTCGCGGCGTTCCAGAACACTCGCAACTCGCCGCTCGGCATGGTGCTGGACTGCGTCCCGGTCATCCCGCCGGACCTGCGTCCGATGGTGCAGCTGGACGGTGGCCGCTTCGCGACCTCCGACCTGAACGACCTGTACCGCCGGGTGATCAACCGGAACAACCGCCTCAAGCGGCTGATCGACCTCGGCGCGCCCGAGATCATCGTCAACAACGAGAAGCGGATGCTCCAGGAGGCTGTCGACGCGCTGTTCGACAACGGCCGTCGCGGCCGGCCGGTTACCGGTCCGGGCAACCGCCCGCTGAAGTCGCTCTCCGACATGCTGAAGGGCAAGCAGGGCCGGTTCCGCCAGAACCTGCTCGGCAAGCGCGTCGACTACTCCGGCCGTTCGGTCATCGTGGTCGGCCCGAAGCTCAAGCTGCACCAGTGCGGCCTGCCCAAGCAGATGGCGCTGGAGCTGTTCAAGCCGTTCGTGATGAAGCGGCTGGTGGACCTCAACCACGCGCAGAACATCAAGTCCGCCAAGCGGATGGTCGAGCGGCAGCGGCCGGTCGTGTGGGACGTGCTGGAAGAGGTCATCGGCGAGCACCCGGTCCTGCTGAACCGGGCGCCGACCCTGCACCGGCTGGGCATCCAGGCCTTCGAGCCGCAGCTGGTCGAGGGCAAGGCCATCCAGATCCACCCGCTGGTCTGCACCGCGTTCAACGCCGACTTCGACGGTGACCAGATGGCGGTCCACGTGCCGCTGTCCGCCGAGGCCCAGGCCGAGGCGCGGATCCTGATGCTGTCGTCGAACAACATCCTCAAGCCGGCCGACGGCAAGCCGGTCACCATGCCCACCCAGGACATGGTCATCGGCCTCTACCACCTCACCCACCTCACCCCCGGTGGGCAGGGCGAGGGCCGGGCGTTCAGCTCGGACGCCGAGGCGCGGATGGCGTACGACAACCGGGAGCTGCACCTGCAGACCCCGGTCAAGATCCGCCTGCGCGGCATCGTCGGTGTCGACAACGGCGCCGGCGCGGAGCCGTGGGTCGCGCCCGAGGGCTGGGTCGAGGGCGAGCCGGTGACGGTGGAGACCACCCTGGGCCGGGTCCTGTTCAACGAGACGCTGCCGCAGGGCTACCGCTTCGTGAACTACGAGATCCGCAAGGGCCAGCTCTCCGCGATCGTCAACGACCTCGCCGAGCGCTTCCCGAAGGTGGCCCTGGCGGCCACCCTCGACGGGCTCAAGGAGGCCGGTTTCCACTGGGCCACCTGGTCCGGCGTCACCATCGGCATGGAGGACGTCATCGCTCCGCCGCGCAAGCGGGAGATCCTGGAGCGGTACGAGAAGGAAGCCGACCGGATCGACAAGCAGTACCAGCGTGGTCTGATGACCGCCGAGGAGCGTCGCGGCGAGCTCATCGAGATCTGGACCAAGGCGACCAACGAGGTCGCCAAGGAGATGGACACCGCGCTGCCGCAGGAGAACCCGCTGTGGAAGATGATCAACTCGGGTGCCCGCGGTAACCTGCTCCAGCTCCGGCAGATCGCGGCGATCCGTGGTCTGGTGGCCAACCCGAAGGGCGAGATCATCCCGCGGCCGATCAAGGCCTCGTACCGGGAGGGTCTGTCCGTGCTGGAGTACTTCATCTCCACGCACGGCGCCCGGAAGGGTCTCGCGGACACCGCCCTGCGTACCGCCGACTCGGGTTACCTGACCCGGCGTCTGGTGGACGTCTCGCAGGACGTCATCATCCGCGAGGAGGACTGCGGCACCGACCGCGCCATCCCGATGCAGATCGGCGAGCGGCTCGACGGCAAGCTGGTCGTGCACGAGCACGCCGAGACCAGCGTGCACGCCCGCACCCTGGCCGACGACATCAAGGGCCCGGACGGCAACGTCGTGGCCCACCGCGGCCAGGACATCAACTCCATCCTGGTCGACGCGATCGTCGCCGCCGGCGTGGAGACGGTGCGGGTGCGCAGCGTGCTCACCTGCGAGTCGAAGCTGGGCGTCTGCGGTGCGTGCTACGGCCGCTCGCTGCCGACCGGCAAGACCGTGGACGTCGGCGAGGCGGTCGGCATCATCGCCGCCCAGTCGATCGGTGAGCCGGGCACGCAGCTGACGATGCGTACCTTCCACACCGGTGGTGTCGCGGGTGAGGACATCACCCAGGGTCTGCCCCGTGTCCAGGAGATCTTCGAGGCCCGGGTCCCGAAGGGTAAGGCGCCCATCGCCGACACCCCGGGTCGGATCCGGATCGAGGACGGCGAGCGGTCCCGCAAGATCGTCGTCATCCCGGACGACGGCAGCGACGAGATCGTCTACGACAAGATCTCGAAGCGGGTCCGGCTCCGGGCGCACGACGGCGACCACGTCGAGGTCGGCGAGAAGCTCACCGAGGGCACCATCGACCCGCACGAGCTGCTGCGCATCCTCGGCCCGCGCGCGGTCCAGGTCCACCTGACCCAGGAGGTCCAGGAGGTCTACCGCTCGCAGGGTGTGCTCATCCACGACAAGCACATCGAGATCATCATCCGCCAGATGCTCAAGCGGGTGACGGTCATCGACTCCGGCTCGACCGAGTTCCTGCCGGGCGTGCTTGTCGACCGGGCGCTCTTCGAGTCGGAGAACCGCCGGCTCGTCGGCGAGGGTGGCGAGCCCGCCGCCGGTCGCCCGGTGCTGATGGGTATCACCAAGGCCTCGCTGGCCACGGACTCCTGGCTGTCGGCGGCCTCCTTCCAGGAGACCACCCGGGT
It encodes the following:
- a CDS encoding DNA-directed RNA polymerase subunit beta'; the protein is MLDVNFFDELRIGLATADDIRQWSHGEVKKPETINYRTLKPEKDGLFCEKIFGPQRDWECYCGKYKRVRFKGIICERCGVEVTRSKVRRERMGHIELAAPVTHIWYFKGVPSRLGYLLDLAPKDLEKIIYFASYVVTSVDAEARHRDLSTIENEILAEKRQAENSRDSEIEKRAAKLEADLAELEAEGAKADVRRKVKEGGEREMRQIRDRAQREIDRLDEVLDTFRKLEPKQLVTDELLYRELRDRFGEYFTGSMGAEAIKALVQNMDLEAEAESLRETIRSGKGQRKIRALKRLKVVAAFQNTRNSPLGMVLDCVPVIPPDLRPMVQLDGGRFATSDLNDLYRRVINRNNRLKRLIDLGAPEIIVNNEKRMLQEAVDALFDNGRRGRPVTGPGNRPLKSLSDMLKGKQGRFRQNLLGKRVDYSGRSVIVVGPKLKLHQCGLPKQMALELFKPFVMKRLVDLNHAQNIKSAKRMVERQRPVVWDVLEEVIGEHPVLLNRAPTLHRLGIQAFEPQLVEGKAIQIHPLVCTAFNADFDGDQMAVHVPLSAEAQAEARILMLSSNNILKPADGKPVTMPTQDMVIGLYHLTHLTPGGQGEGRAFSSDAEARMAYDNRELHLQTPVKIRLRGIVGVDNGAGAEPWVAPEGWVEGEPVTVETTLGRVLFNETLPQGYRFVNYEIRKGQLSAIVNDLAERFPKVALAATLDGLKEAGFHWATWSGVTIGMEDVIAPPRKREILERYEKEADRIDKQYQRGLMTAEERRGELIEIWTKATNEVAKEMDTALPQENPLWKMINSGARGNLLQLRQIAAIRGLVANPKGEIIPRPIKASYREGLSVLEYFISTHGARKGLADTALRTADSGYLTRRLVDVSQDVIIREEDCGTDRAIPMQIGERLDGKLVVHEHAETSVHARTLADDIKGPDGNVVAHRGQDINSILVDAIVAAGVETVRVRSVLTCESKLGVCGACYGRSLPTGKTVDVGEAVGIIAAQSIGEPGTQLTMRTFHTGGVAGEDITQGLPRVQEIFEARVPKGKAPIADTPGRIRIEDGERSRKIVVIPDDGSDEIVYDKISKRVRLRAHDGDHVEVGEKLTEGTIDPHELLRILGPRAVQVHLTQEVQEVYRSQGVLIHDKHIEIIIRQMLKRVTVIDSGSTEFLPGVLVDRALFESENRRLVGEGGEPAAGRPVLMGITKASLATDSWLSAASFQETTRVLTDAAIHARSDSLIGLKENVIIGKLIPAGTGISKYRNVRVEPTEEAKAKVYSMTGYPETDYGFGPASGQAVPLDDFDFGSYR